The Juglans regia cultivar Chandler chromosome 2, Walnut 2.0, whole genome shotgun sequence genome includes a window with the following:
- the LOC108996000 gene encoding cytochrome P450 CYP72A219-like — protein MEISFPTLALMSILTIAVLRSAWSVLRWVWLKPKELERCLREQGFKGNSYRILFGDLKESSRMINEAASKPMSFTNDIAPRVFPFPFQTLKNYGKNSFTWIGPTPRVHVMDTEQLKDIFSKHTIFQKPQRNPLINLVATGLASYETEKWAKHRKIINPAFHLEKLKSFLPAIHQSCNDMICKWVSSITKEGSIELDVWPYLQNLASDVISRTAFGSSYEEGRLIFELQREQAALAMKAIQTVYIPGWRYLPTKMNRRMKEIHNKIQASLKDLINKREKETKAGEARNDDLLGILIESNIKEIQEHGNDKNIGMNLKDVIEECKLFYFAGQETTSVLLVWTMVMLSKYPYWQALAREEVLEVFGKDKPDFEGLNHLKVVTMILYEVLRLYPPAVLLNRTIHEVTKLGTLSLPAGVQVSLPTILIHHDHELWGDDADEFKPERFSDGVSKATKGKLSFFPFGWGPRICIGQNFSLTEAKVALSMVLQRFSFELSPSYAHAPLTVITLQPQYGAHIILRNL, from the exons ATGGAAATCTCATTCCCAACGCTTGCGCTCATGTCCATTTTAACGATCGCGGTACTCAGATCAGCATGGAGCGTACTGAGATGGGTGTGGCTTAAGCCGAAGGAGCTAGAGAGGTGTCTGAGGGAGCAAGGTTTTAAGGGAAACTCCTACCGGATTCTTTTTGGAGACTTGAAGGAGAGCTCTCGGATGATAAATGAAGCGGCGTCTAAGCCCATGAGCTTCACCAATGATATTGCACCTCGTGTCTTTCCCTTCCCCTTTCAAACTCTGAAGAATTATG GTAAGAACTCCTTTACATGGATTGGTCCGACACCAAGGGTGCACGTTATGGACACTGAACAATTAAAAGATATCTTCTCCAAGCACACCATCTTTCAAAAGCCGCAAAGAAATCCTCTTATCAACTTAGTAGCAACCGGTCTTGCCTCTTATGAAACTGAGAAATGGGCTAAACACCGAAAGATTATCAATCCAGCATTCCATCTTGAGAAATTGAAG AGTTTTTTACCAGCAATTCATCAGAGTTGCAACGACATGATTTGCAAATGGGTAAGTTCCATTACCAAAGAAGGGTCCATTGAGTTAGATGTGTGGCCCTATCTCCAAAATCTTGCAAGTGATGTGATTTCGAGAACGGCCTTCGGAAGCAGCTATGAAGAAGGGAGACTGATTTTCGAACTCCAAAGAGAGCAAGCAGCGCTTGCGATGAAAGCCATACAGACTGTCTACATTCCAGGATGGAG GTATCTACCAACTAAGATGAACAGGAGGATGAAAGAAATTCACAATAAAATACAAGCATCGCTCAAAGACCTTATCaacaaaagagagaaggaaacaaAAGCAGGTGAGGCCAGAAATGATGACTTGCTGGGCATACTTATAGAATCCAACATCAAAGAAATTCAAGAGCATGGGAACGACAAGAACATCGGAATGAATCTTAAAGACGTAATAGAGGAATgtaagttgttttattttgcTGGGCAAGAGACCACCTCTGTTTTGCTCGTTTGGACAATGGTTATGCTGAGTAAGTATCCATATTGGCAAGCACTTGCAAGAGAAGAggttttggaagtttttggcAAAGACAAACCAGACTTCGAGGGGTTAAATCACTTAAAAGTT GTTACCATGATACTTTATGAGGTTCTAAGACTATACCCACCTGCAGTTCTTCTTAATCGAACAATTCATGAGGTTACGAAACTTGGAACATTGTCTTTACCAGCTGGAGTTCAAGTCTCCTTGCCGACAATCCTCATCCATCATGATCATGAACTTTGGGGAGATGATGCAGATGAGTTCAAACCAGAGAGGTTCTCTGATGGAGTCTCAAAAGCAACAAAAGGCAAACTATCATTTTTCCCATTCGGATGGGGTCCTAGGATATGCATTGGACAAAACTTTTCTTTGACTGAAGCTAAGGTGGCCCTCTCAATGGTTCTACAACGCTTCTCATTTGAGCTTTCACCATCCTATGCCCATGCTCCTTTAACTGTTATTACGCTTCAACCACAGTACGGCGCTCACATCATTCTACGAAATCTGTAA